In the genome of Dermacentor variabilis isolate Ectoservices chromosome 5, ASM5094787v1, whole genome shotgun sequence, one region contains:
- the LOC142581858 gene encoding ATP-binding cassette sub-family A member 2-like, protein MQEVFTRMILELDVANIETRRRAASVSRRSVVKSHMGAATEIEYSERAMLLPTENVGGMSQVEEYESSVQIEQHMKTLFDLKAGKPTFKQTLVAMIEKRRNYTWQTFALPVLCWLLPAALMFAECQSEKRLVDQLAVSFAGDRLTYDLPSLHPGSKVFVAADQASEPFKGEYRKFLDREDTQVLDVTSVKGLMADFKKSSAALRDYMVGAEFQAGPDTVTVGKAVAWYNGDSYHTQSASLAAVGSALLRKISGDPNAQIKTVLRPLKKHNDTVASRSAGNLRYADELSTLLSSRVLRMVLLPATTSVVAASFVLFPIEDRVTNSKTMQLISGVHPFIYWLGNYIWDMAVSLVALLVLFVPVFICHSDYTSIAISVIMVFLSYVHSILALTYWFSFVTDSLISGFLIVNAINALSGTVSTMGYQLVMISQEQGSSSMISLTQPWDPLLMGLYLLPPFSYTWAITKVTQKVSEDRYCQGSTQLVHDICAYLYNSPDEGAVLLTNLRYCCASFYASNGRTVSHLSPFAFHRDAVLVELLVMLVEGFVLLVLLGLFEHGMLRPWFRSSAQATAATAQPLREGVAQEKKLVEKIIAGNDFSKPALVVLDIRKNVGNRQVLRGLTFHVDPGETFVVLGLRGCGKTTLLDILSGVQSPTSGSALIGDTLLSNTAAWQQRIGYCPHYDGVLGRLTVRQTLTLYARVRGMTGDAIANMLEHMILLLNLSAVADDTVDSTSAVTRRKLAVAISIVGLPPVVLMNDPATGLDTMSKRKIYRCIQILRQLVKSAIMIVTQSVSDCVVISDRMAIMLNGQFQCLGTISDLRKRYCRGSIILVKLKPTTLQNSAAINDIHKQVQSAFPGAVPTGQLSLALEYSTELKMPWSKAVVTAYNLRQQLSEHAQDVILTDVTMEHVLLRMAKYENVRPVAVAVA, encoded by the exons ATGCAGGAAGTCTTCACTCGCATGATTCTCGAGTTGGACGTCGCGAACATCGAGACCCGCCGCCGTGCGGCATCCGTTTCGCGCCGTTCCGTTGTCAAGTCGCACATGGGCGCCGCCACGGAGATCGAGTACTCGGAACGCGCCATGCTCCTTCCCACCGAGAATGTGGGCGGCATGTCCCAGGTCGAGGAGTACGAGTCATCGGTGCAGATCGAGCAGCACATGAAGACCTTGTTCGACTTGAAGGCCGGAAAACCCACTTTCAAACAGACGCTGGTCGCCATGATCGAGAAGCGCCGCAACTACACTTGGCAGACGTTCGCGCTGCCTGTTCTCTGCTGGCTGCTGCCCGCCGCCCTCATGTTCGCCGAGTGCCAGTCGGAGAAGCGCCTCGTCGATCAGCTGGCAGTCAGCTTCGCCGGTGACAGGCTCACGTACGACCTGCCCTCGCTGCACCCTGGGTCAAAAGTGTTCGTTGCGGCAGACCAGGCATCGGAACCGTTCAAGGGGGAGTACCGTAAATTCTTGGACAGGGAGGACACGCAG GTCCTGGACGTGACCAGCGTGAAAGGTCTCATGGCGGATTTCAAGAAATCGTCCGCTGCCTTACGCGACTACATGGTGGGAGCAGAATTCCAGGCGGGCCCTGACACAGTGACAGTGGGCAAAGCCGTTGCGTGGTATAACGGCGACTCGTACCACACACAGTCAGCGTCCCTGGCGGCCGTCGGCAGCGCGTTGCTCAGGAAGATCTCTGGCGATCCCAACGCCCAGATCAAGACCGTACTGCGGCCGCTCAAGAAGCATAACGACACCGTTGCGTCGCGCAGTGCGGGCAACCTTCGCTATGCCGACGAGCTGTCCACGTTGCTGTCCTCGCGTGTGCTTCGTATGGTCCTGCTACCGGCCACGACCTCGGTGGTTGCGGCCAGCTTTGTCTTATTCCCGATTGAGGACCGCGTCACCAACTCAAAGACCATGCAGCTCATCTCGGGCGTGCACCCGTTCATCTACTGGCTTGGCAACTACATCTGGGACATGGCGGTGTCCCTAGTGGCGCTCCTCGTTCTTTTCGTTCCCGTGTTCATCTGCCACTCTGACTACACGAGCATCG cGATAAGTGTGATCATGGTGTTCCTAAGCTACGTCCACAGCATACTGGCTCTCACCTACTGGTTTTCGTTCGTCACTGACTCCCTTATCAGCGGCTTTCTCATCGTGAATGCCATCAACGCCCTCTCAG GAACCGTGAGTACCATGGGCTACCAGTTGGTGATGATCTCGCAAGAACAGGGCTCCAGCAGCATGATCTCACTGACTCAGCCCTGGGACCCACTGCTGATGGGCCTGTACCTGCTGCCTCCCTTCTCCTACACCTGGGCTATCACCAAGGTTACGCAGAAAGTGAGCGAGGATCGCTACTGCCAGGGCTCGACGCAGTTGGTGCACGACATCTGCGCCTACCTCTACAATAGCCCCGATGAAGGCGCCGTGCTGCTGACGAACCTGCGCTACTGCTGCGCCTCCTTCTACGCCAGCAATGGCAGGACTGTCAGCCACCTCAGCCCTTTTGCATTCCACAG GGACGCCGTCCTGGTTGAGCTCCTCGTCATGCTCGTGGAAGGCTTCGTCCTTCTTGTGCTGCTCGGCTTGTTCGAGCACGGGATGCTGCGGCCCTGGTTCCGGTCGAGCGCACAGGCGACGGCAGCGACAGCTCAGCCATTGCGCGAGGGGGTGGCCCAAGAGAAAAAGCTCGTAGAGAAGATTATCGCCGGCAACGACTTCTCGAAGCCGGCGCTCGTTGTGCTCGACATTCGCAAGAACGTCGGCAACCGACAG GTGCTGCGCGGGTTGACGTTCCACGTGGACCCCGGCGAGACGTTCGTGGTGCTCGGCCTGCGCGGCTGCGGCAAAACGACGCTGCTTGACATCCTTTCCGGCGTCCAGTCGCCCACGTCCGGCAGCGCGCTGATCGGCGACACCCTGCTCAGCAACACGGCCGCGTGGCAGCAGCGCATCGGCTACTGCCCGCACTACGACGGCGTGCTCGGTCGGCTGACGGTGCGCCAGACGCTGACGCTGTACGCCCGCGTGCGCGGCATGACCGGCGACGCCATCGCGAACATGCTCGAGCACATGATCCTGCTGCTCAACCTCAGCGCCGTCGCCGACGACACCGTGGACTCGACGAG CGCAGTGACTCGCCGCAAACTTGCCGTGGCCATCTCCATCGTCGGCCTTCCTCCAGTAGTGCTCATGAACGACCCTGCCACGGGACTGGACACGATGTCTAAGCGAAAGATCTACCGCTGCATCCAGATCTTGCGGCAGCTGGTCAAATCAGCGATCATGATCGTTACCCAAAGTGTGTCGGACTGCGTGGTCATCTCGGACCGCATGGCGATCATGCTTAATGGCCAGTTCCAGTGCCTAGGCACCATCAGCGATCTCCGGAAGCGGTACTGCCGTGGGTCCATCATTCTCGTCAAGCTAAAGCCAACAACACTCCAGAACAGTGCAGCCATTAACGACATACACAAGCAG GTGCAGTCAGCCTTTCCCGGTGCGGTGCCTACGGGCCAGCTGTCACTGGCGCTGGAGTATTCCACCGAGTTGAAGATGCCGTGGAGCAAAGCCGTAGTGACCGCCTACAACCTCAGGCAGCAGCTGAGCGAGCACGCGCAAGACGTCATCCTGACCGACGTCACGATGGAGCACGTGCTGCTCAGGATGGCCAAGTACGAGAACGTCAGACCGGTGGCCGTCGCTGTCGCATGA